A single window of Streptomyces sudanensis DNA harbors:
- a CDS encoding SpoIIE family protein phosphatase, translating into MTAAETAGASGRESPDFASGTLAAVLDAFAAGACLLDDSGRITAVNASAEQILGRPAAELVGRDAHELLHRDRHGDPTPRAHCALRKAALAGHTAQSPGEWAERGDGSLIPLSWLVTCLDQEGREPVTLVLFHPPDSAPPATRSPRRPSASLSELDRLALLAETTTALTSTLDVDEALDRLVGLVVPRLADWAVIDLLREPDEVWRTAVVQAKDDTLVHVEELEGPMPPVPAESPMPLSRALRGESSALAGPETYQGPPDSEVALEQRRLFEATGMHSAVIAPIRGLREILGALTLGRSERSEAFTAADVALLEDITRRAGLALANARLYQRQRKVAETMQRHLLPQLPTVPGLGITARYLPAPDASHVGGDWYDAFVLSDGALALAIGDVVGHDLEAAAGMAQLRNMLRAYAWAQQGPASGIVEWLDQASLHIAEVSMATLVFGRMSVSADGRWGLSWTNAGHPPPLLVTRDGAARYLSEGHGVLLGLGAYKGRVARADATAELPPGSTLMLYTDGLIEEPGRSLDEGLDRLRGHAAALAHRPVEAFADELLQRARPEQNEDDVALLVLRIPD; encoded by the coding sequence CGCGTCCGGCCGGGAGTCGCCGGACTTCGCGAGCGGGACGCTCGCCGCGGTGCTGGACGCCTTCGCGGCGGGCGCCTGCCTGCTGGACGACAGCGGCCGGATCACCGCCGTCAACGCCTCGGCCGAGCAGATCCTGGGCCGGCCCGCCGCGGAGCTCGTCGGCCGGGACGCGCACGAGCTGCTCCACCGCGACCGGCACGGCGACCCCACCCCGAGGGCGCACTGCGCGCTGCGGAAGGCCGCCCTCGCCGGGCACACGGCCCAGAGCCCCGGTGAGTGGGCGGAGCGCGGCGACGGATCGCTGATCCCGCTGTCGTGGCTGGTCACCTGCCTGGACCAGGAGGGGCGGGAACCGGTCACCCTGGTGCTCTTCCATCCGCCCGACTCCGCGCCCCCGGCCACCCGGTCCCCGCGGCGGCCCTCCGCGTCGCTGTCGGAGCTGGACCGGCTGGCGCTGCTCGCCGAGACGACCACGGCGCTGACGTCCACGCTCGACGTGGACGAGGCCCTGGACCGGCTGGTGGGCCTGGTGGTGCCCCGGCTCGCGGACTGGGCGGTGATCGACCTGCTCAGGGAGCCGGACGAGGTGTGGCGCACCGCCGTCGTGCAGGCGAAGGACGACACCCTGGTGCACGTCGAGGAGCTGGAGGGCCCGATGCCGCCGGTGCCGGCGGAGTCGCCGATGCCCCTGTCACGGGCGCTGCGCGGCGAGTCGTCGGCGCTGGCGGGCCCGGAGACGTACCAGGGTCCGCCGGACTCGGAGGTCGCGCTGGAGCAGCGCCGCCTGTTCGAGGCGACGGGGATGCACTCGGCGGTCATCGCGCCCATCCGGGGCCTGCGGGAGATCCTCGGGGCGCTCACCCTGGGCCGTTCCGAGCGGTCGGAGGCGTTCACGGCGGCCGACGTGGCCCTGCTGGAGGACATCACGCGCCGGGCGGGCCTCGCCCTGGCCAACGCCCGGCTGTACCAGCGGCAGCGCAAGGTCGCGGAGACCATGCAGCGCCATCTGCTGCCGCAGCTGCCGACCGTGCCGGGGCTGGGGATCACGGCCCGGTACCTGCCCGCGCCGGACGCCTCGCACGTCGGGGGCGACTGGTACGACGCGTTCGTACTGAGCGACGGGGCGCTGGCGCTGGCGATCGGGGACGTGGTCGGTCACGACCTGGAGGCGGCGGCGGGCATGGCGCAGCTGCGCAACATGCTGCGCGCGTACGCGTGGGCGCAGCAGGGGCCGGCGAGCGGGATCGTCGAGTGGCTGGACCAGGCGTCGCTGCACATCGCGGAGGTCTCCATGGCCACGCTGGTCTTCGGCCGGATGTCCGTGTCGGCCGACGGGCGGTGGGGGCTGTCCTGGACCAACGCCGGGCACCCGCCGCCGCTGCTGGTCACGCGGGACGGCGCGGCGCGGTACCTCTCCGAGGGCCACGGCGTCCTCCTGGGCCTCGGTGCGTACAAGGGGCGGGTGGCCCGTGCGGACGCGACGGCGGAGCTGCCGCCCGGATCGACGCTGATGCTCTACACGGACGGCCTGATCGAGGAACCGGGCCGCTCGCTCGACGAGGGCCTGGACCGGCTGCGCGGACACGCCGCGGCGCTGGCGCACCGGCCCGTGGAGGCGTTCGCGGACGAACTGCTCCAGCGGGCCAGACCGGAGCAGAACGAGGACGACGTGGCGCTGCTGGTCCTGCGGATCCCGGACTGA
- a CDS encoding alpha/beta fold hydrolase produces the protein MHREHLVDAAPGVRLWVEERGDADAPALLLIMGAQASGVGWPDELVDALAAHHRVVRYDHRDTGRSTWSYETRPYAITDLADDALAVLDGLGVERAHVVGMSLGGMLAQLLIADHPERLRTATLLGTCALSTTPYTAPDGTVTPVGELPPIDPRILDMWAHRPVDLAPEDEMAWRVEHWRLLNGDAIPFDAQAARETERRVLAHTGHARISTAHGRADHSGMLRTEALAATDVPTLVVSAPAEPVFPPPHARHLAQVIRGARLVEVPGMGHALPGPVLEPLAKAILDHTAA, from the coding sequence GTGCACCGTGAACACCTCGTCGACGCCGCGCCCGGCGTCCGCCTGTGGGTGGAGGAGCGGGGGGACGCCGACGCGCCGGCGCTCCTGTTGATCATGGGCGCCCAGGCGTCCGGCGTGGGGTGGCCCGACGAGCTGGTGGACGCGCTGGCCGCGCACCACCGGGTCGTCCGGTACGACCACCGCGACACCGGCCGCTCGACCTGGTCGTACGAGACGCGGCCGTACGCGATCACCGACCTCGCGGACGACGCGCTGGCGGTGCTGGACGGGCTCGGGGTGGAGCGGGCGCACGTCGTCGGCATGTCCCTGGGCGGCATGCTGGCCCAGCTCCTGATCGCCGACCACCCGGAACGGCTCCGCACCGCCACGCTCCTCGGCACCTGCGCGCTCAGCACCACTCCGTACACCGCGCCGGACGGGACCGTCACACCGGTCGGGGAGCTGCCGCCGATCGACCCGCGCATCCTGGACATGTGGGCCCACCGCCCCGTGGACCTCGCCCCGGAGGACGAGATGGCCTGGCGGGTCGAGCACTGGCGGCTGCTGAACGGCGACGCGATCCCGTTCGACGCGCAGGCCGCGCGGGAGACGGAGCGGCGCGTGCTCGCCCACACCGGGCACGCCCGGATCAGCACCGCGCACGGGCGGGCCGACCACTCGGGGATGCTCCGCACCGAGGCCCTCGCCGCGACCGACGTGCCGACGCTGGTCGTGTCCGCCCCGGCCGAACCCGTCTTCCCGCCGCCGCACGCGCGGCACCTGGCGCAGGTGATCCGCGGTGCGCGGCTGGTGGAGGTCCCCGGCATGGGGCACGCGCTGCCGGGGCCCGTGCTGGAGCCGCTGGCGAAGGCCATCCTCGACCACACGGCGGCCTGA
- a CDS encoding LysR family transcriptional regulator: MFLALAEELHFGRAADRVFVSQPALSRQIRALEELLGVALVERSTRRVRLTGAGQALLPSVRAAVRAADALREAAREASRHDTDRLVLGSYLSALPALRILFDALRRHDGAPVVEWRDVDNVGQVRALLDGGVDAVVCYAPVPDGVRTLRLGTEERYVCLPGSHPLADRAEVALAELDGLPVIGFSPALNPEWRAFWAADPRPGGAPVAYTSHAVTTLEACITHVGLGHGIRFIPASCRQLMPRPGIRYVAVSDLPPCHAVLAWSASRPAPPALAALLRVLRARTRTTAVGCRPDGTPGWWWETTAPSPAV; encoded by the coding sequence ATGTTCCTCGCACTGGCGGAGGAACTGCACTTCGGCCGGGCGGCCGACCGGGTCTTCGTCAGCCAGCCCGCGCTCAGCCGGCAGATCCGGGCCCTCGAGGAACTCCTCGGCGTCGCCCTGGTGGAGCGTTCCACGCGCCGTGTCCGGCTCACCGGGGCCGGGCAGGCGCTGCTGCCGTCGGTGCGCGCGGCGGTGCGCGCCGCGGACGCGCTGCGCGAGGCCGCGCGGGAGGCGTCCCGGCACGACACCGACCGCCTGGTGCTGGGTTCCTACCTGTCCGCGCTGCCCGCCCTGCGGATCCTCTTCGACGCGCTCCGGCGCCACGACGGCGCCCCCGTCGTCGAGTGGCGGGACGTGGACAACGTCGGCCAGGTGCGGGCCCTGCTCGACGGCGGCGTCGACGCGGTCGTCTGCTACGCGCCCGTGCCCGACGGCGTCCGCACGCTCCGGCTGGGAACGGAGGAGCGGTACGTGTGCCTGCCCGGGAGCCACCCGCTCGCCGACCGTGCAGAGGTCGCCCTGGCGGAGCTCGACGGCCTCCCCGTCATCGGCTTCTCACCCGCCCTGAACCCCGAGTGGCGCGCCTTCTGGGCGGCCGACCCGCGTCCCGGCGGAGCGCCCGTCGCCTACACGTCCCATGCCGTCACGACCCTGGAGGCGTGCATCACCCACGTCGGCCTGGGGCACGGCATCCGCTTCATCCCCGCCAGTTGCCGGCAGCTCATGCCCCGCCCCGGCATCCGGTACGTCGCGGTCTCCGACCTGCCGCCGTGCCACGCCGTGCTCGCCTGGTCCGCCTCCCGGCCGGCCCCGCCGGCCCTCGCCGCGCTCCTGCGCGTCCTGCGCGCCCGCACCCGTACCACCGCGGTCGGGTGCCGCCCCGACGGGACGCCGGGGTGGTGGTGGGAGACGACGGCCCCGTCCCCCGCCGTGTGA